GATTTGGCTTTCCAATGCAGCAGGGATCAAAATATCCATCTCTACATTCCAGAACTCTTCATCACTGATCACTTGCGCACCAGCAAAGCCACCCACACCTTGGTGAGTTTCCATGTGAGTTTTTAATGCAGCAAGATCGATCCCTTCAGGGTTGAAAATCGTACCTGTGTGATCTTGAATCGTCACAATGATCGATTTCGAGTCTGCAAACAAATATGCAGCTTCGCTACCGACGTTACCAAAACCTTGAACCGCAATTTTCGCACCGTCTAAAGGTAATTTGATTTTTTCAGCAACTTGTTGACCTGTGATAAATACACCACGGCCTGTTGCTTTAATACGACCAAGAGAACCACCGAGGTGTACCGGTTTACCCGTTACCACACCCGTCACTGTATGACCTTGACCAGATGAATAGGTATCCATGATCCAACCCATTACATTTGGATTAGTACCCACGTCTGGTGCAGGGATATCTTTTTGTGGGCCAATGATATGGCTGATTTCACTGGTATAACGGCGTGTTAAACGTTCTAATTCACGTGGTGAAAGTTGACGCGGATCAACACGGATGCCACCTTTTGCACCGCCAAATGGTAAATTTACCACCGCAGTTTTAATTGTCATCCATGCTGAAAGAGCCATTACTTCATTTAAATCTACATCTGGGTGATAGCGAATACCGCCTTTACCCGGACCACGTGACAAGTTGTGTTGTACACGATAACCTTCAAAATGACGAATTGTGCCATCGTCCATAACAATTGGCACGTCGACAATCAAAGCACGTTTTGGGCGCTTCAATGTGTCCACATAGTCTTCTAAACCATCTAGATATGGAGCAACACGCTCGATCTGTTCAAGATAAGTTGCCCATGGACCGTCATTTTGAGAGACATAAGATAAATTAGACATGTTTTAACCTTTTGATGAATTCACATGATCCATCAATCAAATATGTAGTTAAAAATTATATAAGCGGCTAATTTGGCAGTTCTACTATCCAAATCAAACCGTGGATTACATTCCGCCACATCAAAAACTTTAATCTTTCCGGTTTCCTTAATGGCCTCTAGTAATGGGTCAAAGACGGATAAATCAATCCCTTTAACCGCAGGTGCGCTTACACCTGGCGCAATGCTAGCACTAAATACATCAAGATCAACTGTAATATACAAATAGTCAACTTTTCCGGTAAAAGCTGTCAACTTTTCGATTAAAGTTTCAACATTTTGTTGCTGCAACTCATAATCGTAAATATAAGTACAATTCAGCCGATCTGCGGTTTCAAATAAAACCTTGGTGTTTGAATGTTTCGCTACGCCAATGCACAAATAATTAAATTCTTGTTGATGCTGTTCAGACAGTTTTGCTGCATTTAAAAAAGGTGTGCCAGAAGTCACCTGTTCAGCTTCACGCAAGTCGAAATGTGCATCGAAATTGATAATGCCGATCTTTTTATTCGGCTCATGATTTTGCAGATATTGAAACAGACCTGAGAAGCTACCAAAAGCCACTTCATGACCACCACCTAACACAATCGGCTTCATGCCCTGTTTGAGGCTTCTTTCAACTTGTTCAGCCAATTCAGCCTGTGCTTGTTCCAGTTTTGAGCCGTCACAGACCACTGTGCCAATATCGGCAATCGTGACTGGTTGATGCACAGGTAAATTGGCCAATTGCGCACGAATACTGTCAGGTGCATCTGCTGCACCCAAGCGCCCTTTGTTACGCTTAACGCCCTCATCCGAGCTAAAGCCAATCAAGGCATAATCAGCTCGTGGCGTGGTATTGACGACTTGGTGAATCCTTAAGTGTTCAGCACCCTCACCATCTTTACGTCCTTGCCATGTAAATGAATGATTCATTATGTCTAGCGTCCTTTAAAAATGAGCTTCGCTGTTAGATTGAGATTTCATTGCCATGCTGAATAATCCGCTTCGGTAAATCGCCACCCAACCAGTAAACAATCTCAGATGGATGCTCAATATCCCAAGCAATAAAGTCTGCAACTTTACCTGTCTCTAAAGTGCCGTGAGTCTCTTGTAAACCCAATGCATGTGCCGCGTGCGTTGTCACACCTGCCAAAGTCTGTTCAGGTGTTAGACGGAATAAGGTACTACCCATATTCATCATTAAGCGTAAAGATAGGGCTGGTGATGTGCCCGGATTTAAATCACTGGATAGCGCAATGCGTACGCCATGTTGACGCAAACTGTCTAAAGGAGGATATTTGGTTTCTCTCAAGAAATAAAATGCACCCGGTAATAACACCGCCACCGTTCCCGCAGCAGCCATCGCCTTGACATCATCCTCAGTCATAAATTCCAAATGATCTGCCGATAAGGCTTGATAACGTGCCGCCAAACTCGATCCGCCCAATGCAGACAGTTGCTCGGCGTGTAACTTGATCGGAAGATTTAAAGACTGCGCTGTTTTAAATAGACGTTCGACTTGGGCTGGCGAAAATGCCAAATATTCACAAAAGGCATCGACTGCATCAACCAAACCTTCTTGATGCAGTTTTGGCAGCATCTCATTGCAGATATGCTCGATATAAGCATCACTTTGATCTTGATATTCAGGTGGTAAAGCATGCGCTGCTAAGCAAGTACTGCGAACTGTCATCGGCAAAGTTTCTGCAATCTGACGAATCACACGCAGCATTTTCCGCTCATTGGCATAATCCAGACCGTAACCTGACTTAATCTCAATGGTAGTGACACCATCTTTAAGCAAGCAGCGAACTCGTTTCAATGCTGATGCAAGCAACTCTTGTTCACTGGCTTCACGCGTAGCACGAACCGTACTGGCGATCCCACCACCACTGGCTGCGATCTCAGCATAGCTGACACCTTGCAGGCGTTTTTCAAACTCAACACTACGGTTGCCACCAAACACGCTATGGGTATGACAATCAATCAAACCCGGTGTGACCCATGCGCCATTCAAATCAATGGTTTCGGAATAAGCATCGGCAGGAAGATCTTCAAATGTTCCAATCCAGTGGATATGCTGCCCTGAAGTGACCATTGCAGCATGTTCAATACTGGAATATTGCCCATTTTGCATGGTGGCGATATGACAGTTTTTCCAAAGCTTTTTCATTCACAGTTCCTCTCACTGCTCAGGTGGGATGACACCTGAGCAGCTTGATATTTAACTTTCCATTTCGATGTTTTGTTGCATGCTTTGATTTTCTTTTACCGTGTTTTGCTTGGGCTTCACCCAAATGGTATAAGCAATCCAAAGTAAAACTAACCAGGTTGCGCCAACATAAATTGCAGGTCGTGAGTCTGGGAAATAGCCCATCATCGCCAAGATAAACAACATGAATGCAATTGCAAATGCAGGGGCATACGGCCAGCCAATCACGGGGAAATCGAGGGCTTTGATTTCTGCTTTAGACAACTTACGACGCATCGCAACTTGAGCAAGTAAAATCATCAACCACACCCAAACCGTAGCAAAGGTCGCAATTGAAGCAATAATGATGAATACATTTTCAGGAATCAGATAGTTCAGCAATACGCCGATCAATAACACCCCTGCCATCACCACAACTGTCATCCAAGGCACACCATTTTTGGAGATTTTTTGGAATACTTGCGGTGCTTGGCCACGATTCGACATACCATACAACATCCGTCCTGCACCAAATACATCACTATTAATAGCAGACACTGCGGCGGTAATTACGACGATATTGAGAACGGTTGCCGCAGATCCAATCCCAAGATTTTCAAAGATCTGTACAAATGGACTGCCTTGGCTACCAATTTGATTCCATGGGAAAATCGACATCAATACAAAAATCGTCATGACATAGAACAACAGAATACGTACTGGCACCGCATTAATCGCTTTAGGAATCGAGGTTTTCGGGTCTTGCGACTCACCTGCGGTAATCCCGATAATTTCAATCCCACCAAAAGCGAATACCACCACAGACAAACAGGCAACTAAACCAGCAATACCATTTGGCATAAAGCCATCGTGAATCCATAAGTTTTGAATGCCTGTGGTAAAACCACTATGATCCGCATGGAAGCCATAGAACATTAAACCTAGACCACCGACAATCATCGCAACAATCGCCGTCACTTTGACAATTGAAAGCCAGAATTCCAGTTCACCAAAGACTTTGACGTGAATCAGGTTAATTGCCCCCAAGAACATGATCAGCGACAGAATCCAGATCCAGCGCGGCACATCGGGGTACCAGAACCCCATATAAATCCCGAAGGCGGTGACATCGGCCAAAGCCACAATGATCATTTCAAAAACGTAGGTCCAGCCTGTGGTAAAACCTGCAAGTGGACCAATATATTGTGAGGCATAGTGACTGAATGAACCCGATACTGGGTTATGTACAGCCATCTCACCCAATGCGCGCATCACGATATAAATTGCAATCCCTGCAACGATATATGCGATTAATACAGACGGACCTGCCATTTTGATGGCTGTTGCCGAACCGTAAAAGAGTCCTGTCCCAATGGCTGAACCCAATGCCAAAAAACGAATATGGCGGGTGTTTAACCCCCGCTGTAATGTGGAGTGTTGTGACATTATAATCTCCAATCCTTGAGGAAATTTAGTTAGATTCGGCCACTCCATGTGACCGATTTATTGATCACACTTCAGACAAACTCGGTAATAGCTGTGGAATGAGTAATTCGTTCAAGCAGCCACTTGCAAGCAATTCACTCGCTTGCTCAATATCTGGCGCAAAGAAACGATCCTCACTGTAATAAGGCACTTGATCACGCAGCACTTTACGCGCACGCTCAAGTTTTGGAGAACTTTTCAAACCTTCACGGAAATCAAGACCCTGACATGCCCCTAACCACTCAACTGCAAGAATGCCGCGAACGTTGTCAGCCATATACCACAAACGTTTGCCCGCATTCGGCGCCATAGAAACATGGTCTTCCTGATTTGCAGAGGTCGGTAAACTATCAACACTGGCAGGATGTGCAAGTGCTTTATTGTCACTTGCTAACGCAGCGGCTGTTACTTGAGCAATCATGAAGCCTGAGTTGACCCCACCATTGGCAACCAAGAATGGCGGCAATTGTGACATATGACGGTCCATCATCATCGAAATTCGACGTTCTGACAGTGAACCAATTTCGGCAATTGCCAATGCAAGGTTGTCCGCAGCCATTGCTACAGGTTCAGCGTGGAAATTACCACCTGAAATTACATCACCTTCAGCAGCAAAGACCAATGGGTTATCAGATACCGCATTTGATTCAATTGCTAACACTTCTGCGGCTTGACGAATTTGAGTCAAGCACGCCCCCATCACCTGAGGTTGACAACGAAGTGAGTATGGGTCTTGAACCTTGCTACAGTCTTCATGTGAATGTGAAATTTCACTCGATTCAGTCAGTAAGTCACGATATGCAGCAGCAACATCAATCTGACCACGTTGACCACGGACTTCATGAATACGTGCATCGAATGGCGCGCGTGAACCCAACATGGCTTCAACACTTAAACCACCACATACGGTTGCAGCAGCAAATAAATCTTCTGCTTCGAACAAACCACGTAATGCATATGCTGTAGAAACTTGTGTCCCGTTTAAAAGTGCTAAACCCTCTTTCGCAGCTAAAGAAATTGGCTCTAAACCCGCAATTTTAAGTGCTTCAACCGCTGGTAACCATTCACCTTTATAACGCGCTTTGCTTTCGCCTAATAACACCAAAGACATGTGTGCCAGTGGTGCCAAGTCACCTGAAGCACCAACAGAACCTTTTAATGGAATATGCGGATAAACTTCTGCATTGATCAACGCCAAAATTGCATCGATCACTTTACGGCGAATCCCCGAAAAGCCACGTGCCAAACTATTTGCTTTGAGCAACATAATCAGACGCACCATCGCATCATCGAGCGGCTCACCCACGCCAGCAGCGTGTGATAGTACCAAAGAACGCTGTAATTGCTCTAAGTCTTCTGGTGCAATTTTAGTTGATGCAAGTAAACCAAAACCCGTATTGATCCCGTAAGCAGTACGGCCTTCATTGACGATTTGTTCGACACAAGCAACACTCGCATTGATCCCAGCAGAAGCGCTGTCATCGAGTTTCACTTTGATTGGATTTAAATAAGCGTGGCGCAGATCTGCTAAGCTAAGTTTGCCGGGTTGAATTAGAAGTTCCATTATTGGCGTCCTGTTTTGCACTCTATTGTTCGCTTACGATGCTGCTTACACAATTGCAAAAAGCATCGTAATGTCCTTGTCTGTTTATTGTGTAATCATTGGCAAGTTCAAGCCTTGCTCTTTAGCACAATCAATTGCAATGTCATAACCGGCATCGGCATGACGCATCACCCCTGTTGCAGGGTCATTGGTCAATACACGTGCAATACGTGCTGCTGCCTCATCTGTTCCATCACATACGATCACCACACCTGAGTGTTGAGAGAAGCCCATGCCTACACCA
This genomic stretch from Acinetobacter sp. C32I harbors:
- a CDS encoding Glu/Leu/Phe/Val dehydrogenase, with protein sequence MSNLSYVSQNDGPWATYLEQIERVAPYLDGLEDYVDTLKRPKRALIVDVPIVMDDGTIRHFEGYRVQHNLSRGPGKGGIRYHPDVDLNEVMALSAWMTIKTAVVNLPFGGAKGGIRVDPRQLSPRELERLTRRYTSEISHIIGPQKDIPAPDVGTNPNVMGWIMDTYSSGQGHTVTGVVTGKPVHLGGSLGRIKATGRGVFITGQQVAEKIKLPLDGAKIAVQGFGNVGSEAAYLFADSKSIIVTIQDHTGTIFNPEGIDLAALKTHMETHQGVGGFAGAQVISDEEFWNVEMDILIPAALESQITVERAQKLTAKLVLEGANGPTFPEADDVLVQRGITVVPDVICNAGGVTVSYFEWVQDMSSYFWSEEEINERLDKLMIQAINDVWHKSSEKECTLRTAAFILGCERILKARKERGIFPG
- the hutG gene encoding formimidoylglutamase — translated: MNHSFTWQGRKDGEGAEHLRIHQVVNTTPRADYALIGFSSDEGVKRNKGRLGAADAPDSIRAQLANLPVHQPVTIADIGTVVCDGSKLEQAQAELAEQVERSLKQGMKPIVLGGGHEVAFGSFSGLFQYLQNHEPNKKIGIINFDAHFDLREAEQVTSGTPFLNAAKLSEQHQQEFNYLCIGVAKHSNTKVLFETADRLNCTYIYDYELQQQNVETLIEKLTAFTGKVDYLYITVDLDVFSASIAPGVSAPAVKGIDLSVFDPLLEAIKETGKIKVFDVAECNPRFDLDSRTAKLAAYIIFNYIFD
- the hutI gene encoding imidazolonepropionase, which translates into the protein MKKLWKNCHIATMQNGQYSSIEHAAMVTSGQHIHWIGTFEDLPADAYSETIDLNGAWVTPGLIDCHTHSVFGGNRSVEFEKRLQGVSYAEIAASGGGIASTVRATREASEQELLASALKRVRCLLKDGVTTIEIKSGYGLDYANERKMLRVIRQIAETLPMTVRSTCLAAHALPPEYQDQSDAYIEHICNEMLPKLHQEGLVDAVDAFCEYLAFSPAQVERLFKTAQSLNLPIKLHAEQLSALGGSSLAARYQALSADHLEFMTEDDVKAMAAAGTVAVLLPGAFYFLRETKYPPLDSLRQHGVRIALSSDLNPGTSPALSLRLMMNMGSTLFRLTPEQTLAGVTTHAAHALGLQETHGTLETGKVADFIAWDIEHPSEIVYWLGGDLPKRIIQHGNEISI
- a CDS encoding amino acid permease, whose amino-acid sequence is MSQHSTLQRGLNTRHIRFLALGSAIGTGLFYGSATAIKMAGPSVLIAYIVAGIAIYIVMRALGEMAVHNPVSGSFSHYASQYIGPLAGFTTGWTYVFEMIIVALADVTAFGIYMGFWYPDVPRWIWILSLIMFLGAINLIHVKVFGELEFWLSIVKVTAIVAMIVGGLGLMFYGFHADHSGFTTGIQNLWIHDGFMPNGIAGLVACLSVVVFAFGGIEIIGITAGESQDPKTSIPKAINAVPVRILLFYVMTIFVLMSIFPWNQIGSQGSPFVQIFENLGIGSAATVLNIVVITAAVSAINSDVFGAGRMLYGMSNRGQAPQVFQKISKNGVPWMTVVVMAGVLLIGVLLNYLIPENVFIIIASIATFATVWVWLMILLAQVAMRRKLSKAEIKALDFPVIGWPYAPAFAIAFMLFILAMMGYFPDSRPAIYVGATWLVLLWIAYTIWVKPKQNTVKENQSMQQNIEMES
- the hutH gene encoding histidine ammonia-lyase → MELLIQPGKLSLADLRHAYLNPIKVKLDDSASAGINASVACVEQIVNEGRTAYGINTGFGLLASTKIAPEDLEQLQRSLVLSHAAGVGEPLDDAMVRLIMLLKANSLARGFSGIRRKVIDAILALINAEVYPHIPLKGSVGASGDLAPLAHMSLVLLGESKARYKGEWLPAVEALKIAGLEPISLAAKEGLALLNGTQVSTAYALRGLFEAEDLFAAATVCGGLSVEAMLGSRAPFDARIHEVRGQRGQIDVAAAYRDLLTESSEISHSHEDCSKVQDPYSLRCQPQVMGACLTQIRQAAEVLAIESNAVSDNPLVFAAEGDVISGGNFHAEPVAMAADNLALAIAEIGSLSERRISMMMDRHMSQLPPFLVANGGVNSGFMIAQVTAAALASDNKALAHPASVDSLPTSANQEDHVSMAPNAGKRLWYMADNVRGILAVEWLGACQGLDFREGLKSSPKLERARKVLRDQVPYYSEDRFFAPDIEQASELLASGCLNELLIPQLLPSLSEV